A window of Gadus chalcogrammus isolate NIFS_2021 chromosome 2, NIFS_Gcha_1.0, whole genome shotgun sequence genomic DNA:
ACTTTTAGAAGGAAACAGAGCACTAGTAGAACACGTCACCTGGGGGATCACGCAGTGAACCCTGAAGGTTCCAGGGACCAGAATCTGTGTATTGGTAGGGAgtgaatttggaaaaaaaaaacgtttgtgTCACTGTATCCAGTTCTTGTTAGAAACCACTCTCACTACCCGATCCACTGAACTGCTCCATCCGCATTCCATCTTTTTGCTcaatcatgtatgtgtgtacataaaCCTaagtgcatcacacacacacacacacacacacacatggacacacacacacggacacacacacacacaaacacacacacacacacacacacacacacacacacacacacacacacacacacacacacacacacacacacacacacacacacacacacacacacacacacacatacctaatATACACCTAATAGATAACACCTTTTAGAGCTGATATTCTATTGAGTGGTGTTGTGTTTGAACAAGAAAATAAAGTCATCATTTTGTGTAGATAAGGGATTTTATTGTGCGCTATTGCACTATTGCATACCAAATACATCTTGTTCTAACAATACAAAATGCTGTTAGTCTCCAAAGACACAGGAAGGAAAAACAATGGCGGAAGCGAATATTGGATGTCTCACACCTTGTACAATTTCCACCAATAATGGGATTAATGACTTTAAAGCCATTGGCTCAAATCTAAACCATCCCTTAGCTGGCATACCTAATGTAAACATGTACAGCTGTTGAGTAAACATACTCACAATTAATGTGTCAGGGAAAAACTAACATGCTCCAAAAAAAAGACCTGACAGTATTGCACCATTGAGACAAAAACATAGTTATTGTAAGATCCACTTATTGTATAAaatactataaaaaaaaatgcttaggCACAGGCAACACAGGCACGGGAGATATTCAGATCGACCCCACAGGGGCGAACAGAGACCTGAGGGATAGGAGCCAGTGgtcgtttccccccccccttccgttCAGTCTCATGGCTCACGACTCTGCAGCACTGGTCTGTCGAGTCGTTTGGTTCGTTGGTTCAGGGTCAGGGCGAACCGGTCCGTCTCCAGGGCTCCGATTCAAACACAAATCCTTCTAACGCGGTCACTCTGGTTCTCATTGCAAGCTAACCCCAACAGGGGAGCAGTGACCTGTAGAGCGAGGTGGGAGGAGCGAGGGACAAGCATttcagtaaaaagaaaaaaagtcccATAATGCTTATAATGTTGTTCCGATAACCTTTTTCTACTTCTTGATACCAATTCAGATACCTCAAGTCGAGTATCGAGTATTTACCATtacagcatctagcattgtaGCTACTGATAGCACTCGTTCTTATATTAGGGGTCTCTTACGATGACGGCGATGTGTAGTCGATTCACTTACTGTTGACAAATACGTTGCATTAAGTATCGGAGGTATTTCCGATACTGTTATcggtatcggaacaactctagaATGATGCATTTGACTACAGCTAAAGCGGATGGACCAGTAGAAATCCTTCTAGGCTCTCACCCGGTACCCACATCGTGGAGCCTCTACAGCTCGGTGTCCTCGATGCGGTCCGGGTCGTCGATGGCGTCCAGGCGCCTCTGACACGCCTCCAGGATCTTCTTCCTGGGCCCCAGGGGGAGGTGGATGCTCTTCAGGTCGTCGTCCGAGCACAGCAGCAGCGCCTCCAGGTCGATCTTCTCCCGCCGGAGGAGGGCGGTGAACTCGCTCATGCTCTGCGTGGCGAGGAACACCTCCAGGGGGCTGGACTCGggctcgtcgtcgtcgtccagcCCCAGCTCCACCTCGTCCCAGGGCAGCTCCTGGTAGTTCCTCTCCTGCAGGCTGCGCGCGCTGCCGATGCTGTCCTGGTCGGCGCTGGGGTAGTGCTGCAGCCGGCTCCGCAGACGCACGGCACCACTCGGCCCGTCGGTGCCCACCACGCTGGACCCCTCCGGCCCCCGCAGGCCCGACAGCCCCCCGCTGATGTAGTTCCGCCTGAAGACCATGGTGCCCAGGCCGGGCCGGTTGAAGAGCGAGTCGTGGCCGGAGTCCGTGCTGATCTCGGAGTAGTCCACCTCCGAGCGGTGGAGGTCCGGCACGCTCATGGCACGCGAGACGGCGTCCTCGTTGTCGCCGGAGAACATGTTGCGGACGTTGCGTCGGCCGCGCTCCCGGGGGGGCGCGTAGGTGCCCTGCTTGACGAACATCACGTCGTTGCCCAGCTGCAGGCCCGTCAGCGAGCGCACGCTCTTGCGGCCGTCCTCGTAGATCTTGAAGGTGCCCTCGCCCTGTCGCCTCTTCTCCAGCTTCTTCTGGATCTTGGTTTTCCCACGGCCAGTGGCGTGGAGTGTGGCCTGGGAGTAGACGGATAGGATACAGAAATATGTCTgttacaaataaaacaagaaagagGATAACGTGGCTccggaggtagagtgggttggctggaAAGACCGGTCACTGAGCCagaccgccgtcggtgtgttaatgtatgcatggatgggtgaatgttgTAAAGCTCTTTGAGTGGCCGACCGGTTAGAACAGTCCGTTATCTTGCCACTCCATCCACACCCAATGTGTAATCTCCGTCCACCTCACACTCGTTTACTAGTTGTATCTATGCATGGCACATGGTGGTGTATGACGCCGGGACCGACCTGGGAGTATGGCACGCTGACACTGGCGGCGCTGTAGCGCGGCATCCCGCGGCTCACCGAGCTGCCGCTGAAGCTGGAGAAGCTCATGGCGTCCGACACCGAggcctccaccgccgccgccgccgccgacgacTCCTTGAGGAAGCGCCGCTCCATGCGCTTGTGGTGCTTCCGCTGGAGCTTGGCGCAGTCCTTGATGCGGCGCTCGGCGTGCCGGAAGGCCTGCTCCCGCAGCTTGGTCACCAGCTTGGGGTTCAGCGCCGTCTGCTTGGCGGCGATGGAGTCCAGGTAGCGCACGCACTCCATGTGGCCCTTGGCGGCGGCCATGTCCAGCGGCGTGTGGTAGTCGTTGTCCAGGCACCACACGTTGGCGCCGAACGCCACCAGGAAGGAGAGGCAGTTGTGGTGTCCGTTGGCCGCGGCCAGGTGCAGCGGCGTGTTGCCCCACATGTCGCAGTTGTCCGGTTTCCCCCTTCGGCGTAGAGCGGTGGATAGAAACGTTAATGCATGTCGGATGTATATCATCGCCCTACTTCGTGCGATATGAGAATCGATACGCTGGCGGCAAATATCGATCTTTAATattttagaattttttttaagaatttcTTTGCATTTGATGCTTTATTCATGAAGAGTTAGACAGGACATATCGCACCAGATATCGATGTTTTAATACGGAAAATAAGCCGCTCCGAACAGATTTTTTCCTGCTCCTCGATGTGGCACTCCAAACATGAATGAAGGAAACCTGAACAGAAGTTTACTAGCCAAAGACGAGCTCCAGCACTTTACCTTATCAGAGTCATTTGTTATTCATCCTAAGacacatatgtatgtgtataggATTGTCTAACAATATATTGATTATTGCAGAATCGCTGTACCTCAATATTATCGGTGTCGCGGGCCATGTACCGTGTATCGTATCGTATCATGTGGTACCctgtgattcccacccctagtagAGAGGGGGTCAGGCATTACCTTGAGACTCAAGAGTCGTGCAAGACCCATAGGACACGTGTGACACGTACCCTGTGTTCTAAAAAGAGAGGCCATAGATCAGCCAGAGACGGTAAGTGGTTGTAAAGAGCTAAGGTGACATCGAGGTGCAACATGAGCCAGTCGGAGAGTAGCCTACTTCTGTCTGGTTGACAATAACTTCCTCCTACACAATTTAtgatttctctgtgtgtttatgattgATCTGTGATCCATATGTTGTCCGTGCTACTTGATCCACTGTTTAATGCACACACTGAACATCGTCTGCAAGCCTTTACACAACGCAACCTTAAACAAGGTGTAAAAGGAGCTGAACTAGCTCTGACCGGTgtattacatttagggcatttgtcagacgctttaatccaaagcaatttacaataagtacatttgacagaagaaagaggaacaacaatataactctgtcggtacagtaaggatgttcatagaaccaagtggcaagcactaagaatcactaggttaacccattccctgcacacaacaaagatagctaggataagaagctacacaatgctaagtactatttttatgtgccaggacgtacaacatacaataagtgcgtacactcagtgccaggacatacaaccaTACAATATGTGCGTACatcaagtgccaggacgtactaCTCACAATAAGTGCTTACATTTAAATGCCAGGACTTAcaccatacaataagtgcgcaAGTGAATGGATGCTATAACGGCCACAGAGTCCTGAGCTCGGTGGCCTCATCGATGCGGGATAAACACCTCTTGCCACGGCCTTCCAAAGGCCTTCTGACCTCCTGATCACCTGGCTGTGGCGCTGAAGTGTTGCAGGGACTTTGTAATCTGACCACCACGGCGCTGCTGACTGCCACTACACTACGGGTGTCCGGTGTCCGGGGGAGCCACCACGACCGGGCGGGCCAACCGTCAGGACCACGGCGGTGGAGGAAGAGTGACGTCGGCAGGCCAGATTCCTGGACCTGCGTCCACCACAGAGGAGGAAACTAAAAGACAGCGGAGGCGTTTGTATGAATCCATAATGCCACCGCGGTTTTATCGCCAAGGAACTCCGTACTTTGTTCGTGGCGGTACATAACACCTCATATCATCTtaatatgtataaatgtattcaGTTTAGAGATGAAAATGGATACGAAAACAAAATGTAACTCAATAAGAATTAGATGATATATTTAAGGTAAATAGACCGACACAAGAACTCAACTTTGACCAATACCGTGAATGACATTTCCAGCCTCTCCAAAAATGGATTGAGCACGCACTCAGGGGATGTGTCTTCAGACATATCCCTGGATGTACAGTGGTGCCACATAAAGGTTGCTCAATAATGGATGGCCGGGAGTGGAGCCCGTGCAGGAGCTCGGACTCCATTATTGATGGCAGGGCTGTAGGGTTATATGTTGTTACGCCGGAGCCGTCAGACCGACTGGGCCAATGATTAGAGTCTTCTCGCCCAGCCTGCTCCCTGATTTCACTACGGTTACGCCGCCAGTCGTTTAAACCATGACCTGAGATGTAGGCGGTCCTAAATACGGCCGTGGAAACGCGGAGGAGGTCAGATAGTTAGCGAAACGAGAATACAGTCAGAGAGTAAACCAAACAATTATACAGTCAGAgagtaaacaaaacaacaatacagtcagtcagagaataaacaaaacaacaacagctagaATACAGTCAGAGAGTTAACAAAACAACAGATAGAATACAGTCAGAGGGTTAACGAAACAACAACAGCTagaaaacagtcagagttaacGAAACAACAACAAGTAGAATACAGTCAAAGAGTTAACGAAACAACAACAGCTagaaaacagtcagagttaacGAAACAACAACAGCTAAGATACAGTCagagtttaaaaaaacaacaacagctagaATAGAGTTGGAGAGTAAACAAACATCAAAAGCTAGAAAACACAGTTAGCCACCATTGCACAACAAATATCTTCTTGAATAAGGATGAAaattaaacataaaaacaaacagccaTTTTGTATGAAGAACTGACCGCCTGAGATAAACGAGTACCACTTGCGGTGATGGTTTCCCATGATGCAATACAAATAGTTTATGATTTAGAGAATTGTTTAGAGGTATGGTCTAAATAAAGTCCCACATCAAAACATATCCACATTTATGGATCAATTAATTAATACCCAGCCTCAGCACAGAAGGACATGTTTATGTGCCCCCTTAAACAAACGTGCTGGATGATATATCAGACGGGACATTTTATGaaccagatacactcctacacTATAACCACTCCATATACTATAAGTAGCACTAAAACAATCTTCTCTTAATCTACGGTCTCACGGAGCCCTTGGTCTTGTTAAAATACTATCGCCTCTATTAAGGATGAAGTGAATGTACCTCGCTCGCTGCTGTCAAACTCTGTCAGCTGCCCGTTTATGGGATGTTTGACGAGGCCAGAGGTAAACACCTGCACGGCAGTGTTTGCTTTGGGCCGTGAGAAGTCATGCATGTTGCGTGTCCCGCACATTGTACCACGCTACCGCAATGAATCACGCATTGACCGGCTTCGGTTACAtaattctcttttgttttgcatgttgtgatttgtgcacatgcatgcaaggACCTGCAGTGTGGGTCGCCTCATGGGGGCTTCCGTTTGTCGGTGGAAAGCAGGTCAGACCGAACAGAAGACAAGCGGGCCTTTGTGCGGCCACTGGCCCACTTCTCCCCAATCAGATGGGCTCGCATTTATGGTCTTCATGCTTTCTTTTTTCTAAAACTTATTTTCTCGATTGAATTTTTCAGTCAGACGTCAGGACACACATCAGGTTTTTAGGGTTGGTTCATACGAGCTCATGATAGGctacatgttaattgtaaattCTCTGGCTAATTGCAGCAAACTAAATCATGTAAATTAAAGTCGTTAAGTGTCTGGTTTAGGGGTGAACGGGATGTTTAGAGGTGATGAAAACTTCGGGGCGCCATCAATAGCACACGTAGGCTACAAACTTTGAAAACCTGTGAGTGTTTGCCTATCCATGAACGGGCTGCTTGATACACCTACACCTATAAAAACCACAGGGGGCGACTACCGTTATCATGACATTTATACACATTTATATCCTATATTAACGTCAGGTTATGAGGCTGAAGCATACCCTCGTCCGACGATGAGCCGCAGCGCCTCCAGGTTCCCGTGGTAAGCCGCCCATAGCGTCGGTGTCATGCCATCCTCGTCCGGGGCGTTCAGGTCCCTCCGCGTCGCCTCCTTCAGCAGGTCCAGGTACCCGTCCCGGGCCGCCTTATGGTATCGGTCGTTCATTGTACCCGGCTGACACCGTCTCTACCCCCATGCCGTGggaccaccatcatcatccaccTCCGGAGGACCGCTGGTTCTGGTCGGGCTGAGCCACTGGCTCCCCGCAAACCCCCGATCACAGCGCTCTGAGGTCGGCCCGACGCACCGGGACAAAGGAGAGCGCTGTGTAACCAGAAGCCGACCACAGGCCGCTCGGGTAACTTCGGCTGCTCCCGGTGGCCGGTGTATACGACTACAGTTAAAGTcctactggtggtggtgtttcacCTGGAAGAGTGCGTATAGGCAACCATTAAGGCCAAGGCCTgaccgcagcgacccgggttcgattcctgcgtGGACCCCTACTGCATgtcctcgcccctctctccctaacttcctgtctatctcacttaACATATAAAGGATAAAACCTGTAAAAGGACAAAATCCTTAAAAAGAAAAGTCCTACTGGAAGTTAAAGCTTAAAAATAAGcaaagtagcctacatattaTAACAAACCCTGTGGTGCCCTCTGTTTCATACCTGCAGGCTGTTGGTAAGGGATTAATGCTCAGGAAAGGGCATTGAAGGACATTTaagtaaaacaaacaaactacaaACACTTGACTGCCTGTTGGAAGCACGCAACACTTAATGATCCTACTTTGCCATGTCCTCCTAAGATTCAGAATCAGTTTTACTTTTATTAccttatattattgttattatcttaTTGTACAAGTTCACAAGAGTATCactcttaggcttggttcctaaACAGCGACATAGCAGCAAAAATACAAgataatacaataatattatacataataaaatatgtaaaataggCCACATGCATGAAAGATTCAcaagtgtgtatttatataaaaGGCCTTTTGATCAAAATACTAAAGCTCTAAAGTCTGTGTCATGGCATTCAATCGTAAAGGCACAATGAAGATCTACTTTATGAACCCCAGAGGGGTCGTTATTAACTCATTAACATATTATTAATGTGGGCCAGCTGGACAGAAACAAGAATCCGCCTTCTACGAACAAGATTTGAACAAACAGGTGtgtacagaggaggaggagtgctgagtaataaagtcagaattcagaatttgttctcagaattctgactcaAATAAATGATCTGTATTTTAATCTTAAAACTCAgaactcagaattctgacttaaATCGCAAACTAATAATCTTTCTTTTAATCTTAAAACTCAGAGCTCAGAATtatgactttattctcagaagtCTGACTCTAGCTTCAAACTAATATCTTTAAACCCATAAATCAAAATGTTCcgtatgtgtaggcctatatattgtaGGCTTATCTTCATCAACAGAATATCCTATCTGTGCGGAAAAACGGCATACCTATCAACAGAATAGCATTTAGATCTGTATATATAACAGTAACAACACATCTGAGAGAGTTTACTAAACGTGAGCCCCGGGGCGGTGGAGCGTGACGGGGAAGAATGAACCAGGCCCGGTGCCACCGGCTCGGTGGCAGATCTGGAACCGCTTTACGAACACTAAGCCTTAGATGACAATCGAGAGGAGCGCCCATCTGGGCACGCTGACAATGGCCCTTCCCGCTCATTAGACAAGAGGCATGTTTTATTAGGGGAAAAGCTCTCCTCTGTGGTCGCATGAAAGAGGTTTGAGTGCTGAGGTTTGCGTAGAACAAACGACTCAATGCGTGACGCGTATCGGTTCCTTGTGGAGAACAAATAAGAGGATAATATACTGATCTCCGATGTGCAGCCGTTCACGTTAGTCATCTTTTATTCTGAGTTTGGTCTCCCACTTTTTATGGTATTTATTTTGGGTGCGCTGCTCCTAACTTAATGAGAGGGATGACATTTACTCAGTGTTATATATCAAAATATCAAAAATATGCTGTTATTCGGTCAAATAACCGGTTTCTTGTATTTTGGGATGTCCGATAATTACTACATAGGTtcgaaaagaaaacacattttttttccaGGAAAACAGTTCTGAACTTTCAGGGGGtattatgtgcaaaacacagtgtgtgtggtaataATATAGCGTTGATCATAACAGAATTATTGACATTTATGACCCCTTTGTACACAACCTCCACCCACGAGGCCCGCTGTGGATTGGTATATAGGCCTGGGATGCTCAGTCGGCCCCTGGGAACCTCGAGAGACCAGGTAGGGTTACACACGCTGACtcacttgtatttgtatttatctaAATGTTATCTTGGGTGATCCAGGCGGGTATATCTTGGCCTCGTTGTTGAACGGAGTATTGTGATGCGGTTGCTTCCCTGTGTGATCGTCTCCTCGCTGCACACACGCGCTAATGACCGCACAAGGTGACTGCTTGTGAATTCTCAGCCAATGTAGTTCATTATATTTGCACAACCGTTCAAAAGTATGGGGTCACCCAGACAATTTCAGTTTTTCCATGAAAACTCTCACttttattcaacagttttcagctgTGCTAATATAATTGCACAAGGGTTTTCTAGACATCAATTAGCCTTTTTATCACGATGAGCTAAACAATGTAGGTAAGAATACAGGAGTGATGGTTTctggaaatgggcctctgtaGACCCATGTAGatattcaataaaaaatcatcaGTTAACAGCTAGAATAGGCATTTACCACATTTACAACGTCTAGACTGCATTTCTGAGTTATCTTCATTGaaaaataaggacatttctaagtgacccTATACTTTTGAACAGTAGTATATATCAGGGTTATTCCATCACTAGTCCAAAATGAAGCATCACTTGTTAATGAGGGCAGGCCTGTGGCTTGAGACTGGTCGGGTGACCGCGGCGCGCTTCCCATTGTGCTGTTCTTCCGTCTGGGCGTGGGTACCTGGCAGGTGACAGCCACTCCGGGGGCGTGTCCGTCCAACCTGCTCCTCTCCATAAAACACAAAGTCAAAGTCACTCATCGCCCGCGCTGCCGAGAGAGGGATGAGTGTTAAACACgggacaggtgtgtgtgactgactggacccccgtccccccctgaGACCCCTGAGACccctgtgacccctgacctgtgacccccgcAGGATGATTGCCAAACAGATGGAGGAGGACCGTCtgtccaacagcagcagcaccggcGGCGCGCCGGGCGAGAACGCGGAGGAGGGCGTGTGTGAGCCCGAGCTGGCGCTGGACGCGtcccacggccacggccacggcgcCTCGCCCCGGGACCGCACGAGGAACTGGGGCTGGCTGCTGTCGGGCACGGTGTTCCTGAACCTGGTCATCCTGGGCACGGCGCTGGTCTCCGCCTCCACCTTCAACAGCGCGTTGTTCGGCTCGGCCGACCTGCAGGtgttcctcatcgtcatcatcctcaTGACCACGCTGTGGATGCTGTACTACCACGTGTACACCTCCAAGGAGGAGCACGCCGTGCTCTACAAGGACGGCCACGCCGGCCCCGTCTGGCTCAGGGGTACGGAGGCATACAGGAGCACACCAAGCATGGACGTATGTCTGTAGGGCGACGGGCCTGGAGCTCTGACCTGGAGGGGCGACCTGCGGCTCAGGAGGTTGAGCGGCTTGGCGGCTGACCGGAAGGTTTCTatttcgatccccggctcctcctagctgagtgtcgaggtctccctgaggcctaaaaaaaaaaaagtttggttcctgttggttgtcagttgaggtaatgggtaggtagggaatttattttattttttccagcggcagcgaataaTAGGTacggtaggttgttttcatttaaaaatgagaaaatcgctcatccttgtacagaatgaagaggtgctgtacaaaaacgtaattatagtttgcatcaataattattatttattattattattaataattattattattaatttgggtcgcacataaattgacagggtcggtcggaaaccggaaccaaacaatttttttttttaggcctgagTCACTCTGACTGCctctgacgagctggctgtcgctttGCATGAATGACTCCTCCatcgttgtgtgaatgtgcgcacgaatgtgtgaatgtttacCATTTACCGTCTGTGTGTCCCCCCGCAGCGGGACTGGTTCTGTTCGGTCTGCTCAGCCTGATCATGGACGTCTTCAAGGTGGCGAACTACGCCGGCTACCTCCACTGCGACTCGGCCGTGAAGGTGgccttcccggtggtgcaggcGGTGTTCCTGTTCGTCCAGGTGAGTCTTACCTGGGCGGTCTGATCACTAGGGTCTTTAGGGTGAGCCTCAGCAGACGACAGCGTGACAGGTCCCTCTGAATGACGTCGCGCCCCGGTTTGCTTTCAGACGTACTTCCTCTGGTTCCACGCGAAGGATTGTGTGCAGCTTCAACG
This region includes:
- the LOC130405257 gene encoding pre-mRNA splicing regulator USH1G-like codes for the protein MNDRYHKAARDGYLDLLKEATRRDLNAPDEDGMTPTLWAAYHGNLEALRLIVGRGGKPDNCDMWGNTPLHLAAANGHHNCLSFLVAFGANVWCLDNDYHTPLDMAAAKGHMECVRYLDSIAAKQTALNPKLVTKLREQAFRHAERRIKDCAKLQRKHHKRMERRFLKESSAAAAAVEASVSDAMSFSSFSGSSVSRGMPRYSAASVSVPYSQATLHATGRGKTKIQKKLEKRRQGEGTFKIYEDGRKSVRSLTGLQLGNDVMFVKQGTYAPPRERGRRNVRNMFSGDNEDAVSRAMSVPDLHRSEVDYSEISTDSGHDSLFNRPGLGTMVFRRNYISGGLSGLRGPEGSSVVGTDGPSGAVRLRSRLQHYPSADQDSIGSARSLQERNYQELPWDEVELGLDDDDEPESSPLEVFLATQSMSEFTALLRREKIDLEALLLCSDDDLKSIHLPLGPRKKILEACQRRLDAIDDPDRIEDTEL